Sequence from the Exiguobacterium aurantiacum genome:
GTCATGCCTGCCGCGCCGCCACCGATGACAATCAACTGATAATCCTTCATCTCATCAACCTCCGATATCGTTCACTCACGTCTTGCATCCGCTTCCGGTTCACGCCGAAGTCATAATGACCGAGTCGTGACGCCGAGCGGAATTCGATTTGTCTCGTCTCATCGTCGAATCGGAATTCGACGTCATCTTTAAATCGCATCACTTTCGACGATACGACGTAATGAAACGTGTCATCCGTCTCCTCGACGAGTTCGGTCCGAGGCAGTTGCCCCATCACCATCTTGATGGTCTCCATGCTCTCAGTGCGGTCACGCCCGTACGAGAGCGGATCCATGCGTAGCGCTTCGATTGCTGTTTCGGTCGAGACAGCGTTCGGACTTCCTGACAATGGTTTCAACGGTTTCGTTGCCACAAAAAAACCTCCCTCATTCTACATACAATTACATGTATCCTGAATTCGGGAGGTTTAACCCTTTTAATGCAGTTCGCTCGGGTCGAGCGGTAACAAAACGGTCACCGTCGTGCCATGACCGACCTCACTTTCGATGACGAGCTTCCCTTCATGCGCCTCGATCAACTCTTTGGCGATGGCGAGACCGAGACCACTGCTGCCTTTCGTCACTTGCGCCTGATAGAACATTTCCGTGATGCGCTGCAGGTGATCCCGTGAGATACCAGGTCCCTCGTCGATGATCGAGATGAACGCGACCCGTTCCGACTGAACGAACCGTACCGTCAACGTCCCTCCTTCCGGCGAGAAGCGAATGGCGTTCTCGAGCAAGTTTAGGAATACTTGCTTCAACCGGTTCTCATCGAACAGCCCAATCGACTTTTGCGGGTACCGTTCGATGAGCGTGATTTGTTTGTCCTCGAGCGATTGTTTCAATTGAACCGTCACTTTCCGTAGCAGCGACACGAGATCGAGCTCTTGTCGATACAAGACGAGCCGACTCTCTTCGATTTTCGTGTAATCGAGCAACTGCTCGACGAGGCCGATCATCCGTTCTGTCTCCGAATGGATGATGCTCAGGCCGAGCTCGGTTTCGTCCGACACTTTCTCGTCCCCGCCCCGAATCGTTTCGGTCCACCCTTTAATCGAGGTGAGCGGTGTCCGTAACTCGTGTGACACGTTCGATAGA
This genomic interval carries:
- a CDS encoding DUF1499 domain-containing protein is translated as MATKPLKPLSGSPNAVSTETAIEALRMDPLSYGRDRTESMETIKMVMGQLPRTELVEETDDTFHYVVSSKVMRFKDDVEFRFDDETRQIEFRSASRLGHYDFGVNRKRMQDVSERYRRLMR